The proteins below are encoded in one region of Limnochorda pilosa:
- a CDS encoding LytR/AlgR family response regulator transcription factor — MRRLRALVADDEEPARQELRYVLEGLPLVEAVEEASDAEEALWKVGASRPDVLLADVRMPGMWGTQLARHLRELSPATQVIFVTAYPDHAIQAFEVDAVDYIMKPLDRGRVAAALARALRRMHRSGVTEDGAGEEREASPAAPEPDRRAAPALGLAKLPVHHEGRTLLLDHGEIAYVQAAEGYSAIHTSERTYLASYTLNELEARLGRGPFFRCHRAYLVNLTHALELIPDFKGAYQIVLRDAARTRIPVSRRQAQRLKEALGL; from the coding sequence ATGAGGCGGCTGCGAGCTTTGGTCGCCGACGATGAGGAGCCGGCCCGCCAGGAGCTACGTTACGTCCTGGAGGGGCTGCCGCTGGTGGAGGCGGTGGAGGAGGCGAGCGACGCCGAGGAGGCCCTGTGGAAGGTGGGCGCCTCCCGGCCCGACGTGCTCCTGGCCGATGTCCGCATGCCCGGCATGTGGGGCACGCAGCTCGCCCGGCACCTGCGGGAACTGAGCCCCGCCACCCAGGTGATCTTCGTGACCGCCTACCCGGACCACGCGATCCAGGCGTTCGAAGTGGACGCGGTGGACTACATCATGAAGCCCCTGGACCGCGGCCGGGTGGCCGCGGCGCTGGCACGGGCCCTACGAAGGATGCATCGGTCGGGCGTTACCGAGGACGGGGCCGGCGAGGAGCGCGAGGCTTCGCCTGCGGCGCCCGAGCCGGACCGGCGGGCCGCACCAGCCCTGGGCCTGGCCAAGCTGCCCGTCCATCACGAAGGGCGCACACTCCTCCTGGATCACGGGGAAATCGCCTACGTGCAGGCCGCCGAAGGCTACAGCGCCATCCACACGTCAGAGCGCACCTACCTGGCCTCCTACACCCTGAACGAGCTGGAGGCGCGGCTGGGCCGGGGGCCCTTCTTCCGATGCCACCGGGCCTACCTGGTGAACCTGACCCACGCGCTGGAGCTGATCCCGGACTTCAAGGGTGCCTACCAGATCGTCCTGCGCGACGCCGCCCGCACCCGCATTCCCGTGAGCCGGCGGCAGGCCCAGCGCCTCAAGGAAGCGCTGGGCCTGTGA
- a CDS encoding DUF294 nucleotidyltransferase-like domain-containing protein, with translation MDEGERVRMPARGAVSFRQPVRELVRRPPVTCPRATRIAEAARLMQSRGVGSVVVVEEDGTPEGIVTDRDLRGKVVAAGLATDLPVARIMSRPLHTVAPEAPAVEALLEMLRRGIRHLPVVERQEGSPGRARLVGVVSTHDFLTFHQVQPLALQRQMEEQESLEALAALAPAVTNVVRTLLDDGVASADVARIVAQLNDTLVRRVLALTERTLAAEGYDQPPAPYCWLALGSEGRMEQVLRTDQDNALVYEPRPDIPDWATARYFERLAEKAVEGLARCGFPPCPAGVMATNARWRQPMKSWRGYFSDWIRNATNADLLSASVFFDLRPVWGEAPLATELWAHVTGEVAQWRSFLRHMAWAAVRFGPPLGPFGRIVVPRRGPGRGTLDVKLQGLLPLVSGLRVHALDLALTQTNTLERLRAASAEGRFSPPQVEELDAAYGVFMRLRLRQQLDDTAQGRLPSNRVALASINRAERAALVEGLRAVRRLQEDLRDRFATDLLFG, from the coding sequence ATGGACGAGGGTGAGCGGGTGCGGATGCCTGCCCGTGGTGCGGTGTCCTTCCGCCAGCCGGTGCGGGAGCTGGTGCGGCGCCCTCCGGTGACCTGCCCGCGGGCGACGCGCATCGCAGAGGCTGCCCGGCTCATGCAGTCCCGGGGCGTCGGGTCCGTGGTGGTCGTGGAGGAGGACGGGACTCCCGAGGGGATCGTCACCGACCGCGACCTGAGGGGGAAGGTGGTGGCGGCGGGGCTCGCGACCGACCTGCCGGTCGCCCGCATCATGAGCCGGCCCCTGCACACGGTGGCCCCCGAGGCACCCGCGGTGGAGGCGCTCCTCGAGATGCTCCGCCGGGGGATTCGCCACCTCCCCGTGGTGGAACGGCAGGAAGGCTCCCCCGGCAGGGCGAGGCTGGTCGGGGTGGTTTCGACCCACGACTTCCTGACCTTCCATCAGGTACAGCCCCTGGCGCTCCAGCGGCAGATGGAAGAGCAGGAGAGCCTCGAAGCCCTGGCCGCCCTGGCGCCCGCGGTAACGAACGTGGTGCGCACCCTGCTGGACGATGGTGTGGCTTCCGCGGACGTGGCCCGCATCGTGGCCCAGCTCAACGACACCCTGGTGCGGCGGGTGCTCGCCCTGACCGAGCGCACCCTGGCCGCGGAAGGCTACGACCAGCCCCCCGCCCCCTACTGCTGGCTGGCCCTGGGGAGCGAGGGGCGCATGGAGCAGGTGCTGCGGACGGATCAGGACAACGCCCTCGTCTACGAACCGCGGCCGGACATCCCCGACTGGGCCACCGCGCGGTACTTCGAACGCCTGGCGGAGAAGGCGGTGGAGGGACTGGCCCGGTGCGGCTTCCCACCCTGCCCGGCGGGGGTCATGGCGACCAACGCCCGCTGGCGCCAGCCGATGAAGTCGTGGCGAGGATACTTCTCGGACTGGATTCGGAACGCGACCAACGCCGACCTCCTCTCCGCGTCGGTCTTCTTCGACCTGCGCCCGGTGTGGGGTGAGGCGCCCCTCGCGACCGAGCTGTGGGCGCACGTAACCGGTGAGGTGGCCCAGTGGCGCTCGTTCCTCCGCCACATGGCCTGGGCCGCCGTACGTTTCGGCCCGCCGTTAGGCCCTTTCGGCCGGATCGTGGTCCCCCGCCGCGGCCCCGGCCGTGGGACCCTGGACGTCAAACTCCAGGGGCTGCTTCCGCTGGTGAGCGGACTGCGGGTCCATGCGCTGGACCTGGCGCTCACCCAGACGAACACGTTGGAGAGGCTCCGGGCGGCTTCGGCCGAGGGTCGGTTCTCCCCGCCACAGGTGGAGGAGCTGGACGCCGCGTACGGCGTCTTCATGCGGCTCCGGCTGCGGCAGCAGCTGGACGACACGGCCCAGGGGCGGCTCCCGAGCAACCGTGTGGCCCTGGCGTCGATCAACCGCGCGGAGCGCGCCGCGCTGGTGGAGGGTTTGCGGGCGGTGCGGCGCTTGCAGGAGGATCTCCGGGACCGCTTCGCGACGGACCTGCTCTTCGGTTGA
- a CDS encoding 3'-5' exonuclease, translating to MLSLGGWLRATPEERWDAPFPADRFVALDTETTGLDARRDLPVEVAAIPFADGEPQHEQAYVSYVNPGRPIPPLARAVHGIDDALVESAPGPHHVLAPLCDRCPEGTVLVGFHIGFDLAVLNRVARRAGAPQLAAPALDVAALAGGLSPAWFGLDLAELAGHLQIPVSGRHTAQGDAVTAGRIFLRLIPALHARGIRTLRDALAFQERGSRTMTRGTAYLDFPPGAP from the coding sequence GTGCTGAGCCTGGGTGGATGGCTGCGAGCTACGCCCGAGGAACGGTGGGACGCCCCCTTCCCGGCGGACCGGTTCGTCGCCCTGGACACGGAGACGACCGGGCTCGACGCGCGCCGCGACCTGCCCGTGGAGGTGGCGGCCATCCCCTTTGCAGACGGCGAGCCGCAGCACGAGCAGGCGTACGTGAGCTACGTGAACCCCGGCCGCCCCATCCCTCCCCTTGCCCGGGCCGTTCACGGGATCGACGACGCCTTGGTGGAGAGCGCTCCGGGGCCGCACCACGTCCTGGCTCCCCTGTGCGACCGCTGTCCCGAGGGGACCGTGCTGGTGGGCTTCCACATCGGCTTCGACCTGGCGGTCTTGAACCGGGTGGCCCGGCGCGCCGGGGCTCCGCAACTGGCGGCGCCGGCTCTCGACGTGGCCGCCCTGGCGGGAGGCCTCTCGCCCGCCTGGTTCGGGCTGGACCTGGCGGAGCTCGCCGGACACCTCCAGATCCCCGTCTCGGGCAGGCATACGGCCCAGGGGGACGCGGTGACGGCCGGCCGCATCTTCCTCCGCCTCATCCCCGCGCTGCACGCGCGGGGCATCCGGACCCTCCGCGACGCCCTCGCGTTCCAGGAGCGGGGCTCACGCACCATGACTAGAGGCACGGCTTACCTAGACTTCCCGCCAGGCGCGCCCTGA
- a CDS encoding histidine kinase, whose amino-acid sequence MLSFHFWVAAGAAAGFLPALIAFGPSVAVGVAFAGVELVLHLLIYVEVTRARRREPRLEGLPAGGSGARWSSSARLVEQTLPYWRAGFTEEGARRTVRLLASLTGCPWVGITDTERLLAAWPGADRLSGADPPGGAEAAQMGLDRLTQRVLASGRPADESEEVPGSGLLVRYAVPLRSRGQAVGTLQVQHAATSAGRAVREQMEGLAQILSLQIELADMSRQAELLAVAELNALRAQINPHFLFNTLNTIAARIRTDPVAARRLLLKLSEFFRYGVRQTGQLVPFSQEFHLVRTYLFLEKARYGDRLRVRYDIDPEVLGAEVPAFVLQPLVENAVRHGVGPKREGGQVLVVAYIDPLTRSLVLAVRDDGAGMDAPRRDVLPGQETEGEGVGLRNIQERLTRLYGEAFRFQIESRPGKGTSVLLRLPLSAAREPGWEPVPRGSLRTGVRA is encoded by the coding sequence GTGCTCTCCTTCCACTTCTGGGTGGCCGCTGGCGCCGCGGCGGGTTTCCTCCCGGCGCTGATCGCCTTTGGCCCGAGCGTGGCCGTGGGCGTCGCCTTCGCCGGCGTGGAGCTCGTGCTCCACCTGCTGATCTACGTAGAGGTGACCCGGGCCCGCCGGCGCGAGCCGCGCCTTGAGGGGCTGCCTGCGGGCGGCAGCGGGGCCCGCTGGTCGTCGTCCGCGCGTCTGGTGGAACAGACCTTGCCGTACTGGCGTGCTGGCTTCACCGAGGAGGGCGCACGCCGGACGGTACGGCTCCTGGCCTCGCTCACGGGTTGCCCGTGGGTGGGCATCACGGACACCGAACGCCTGCTCGCCGCGTGGCCGGGTGCGGATAGGCTCTCGGGAGCGGACCCACCCGGGGGAGCGGAGGCCGCGCAGATGGGGCTGGATCGGCTCACTCAGCGGGTGTTGGCCTCCGGGCGGCCCGCGGACGAATCCGAGGAGGTGCCGGGGAGCGGTCTGCTCGTGCGGTACGCTGTCCCCCTGCGGTCGCGCGGGCAGGCGGTCGGCACCCTGCAGGTGCAGCATGCCGCCACCTCCGCGGGGCGCGCCGTGCGGGAGCAGATGGAGGGCTTGGCCCAGATCCTGAGCCTCCAGATCGAGCTGGCCGACATGAGCCGCCAGGCAGAGCTGCTGGCCGTGGCCGAGCTCAACGCGCTGCGTGCCCAGATCAACCCCCACTTCCTCTTCAACACCCTGAACACCATCGCGGCCCGGATCCGGACGGACCCCGTGGCCGCGCGCCGGCTGCTCCTCAAGCTCTCCGAGTTCTTCCGCTACGGGGTGCGGCAGACGGGGCAACTGGTGCCCTTCAGCCAGGAGTTCCACCTGGTGCGCACCTACCTCTTCCTGGAGAAGGCCCGGTACGGCGATCGCCTGCGGGTGCGGTACGACATCGACCCCGAGGTGCTGGGGGCGGAGGTGCCCGCCTTTGTGTTGCAGCCCCTGGTGGAGAACGCGGTCCGGCACGGGGTCGGGCCCAAACGGGAGGGCGGGCAGGTGCTGGTGGTGGCCTACATCGACCCCCTCACCCGTTCGCTGGTGCTGGCCGTGCGCGACGACGGGGCCGGCATGGACGCCCCTCGCCGCGACGTCCTGCCCGGGCAGGAGACCGAGGGAGAGGGCGTGGGCCTGCGGAACATCCAGGAGCGTCTGACCCGGTTGTACGGCGAGGCCTTCCGATTCCAGATCGAGAGCCGCCCCGGCAAGGGTACCTCGGTCCTGCTCCGCCTGCCACTCAGCGCCGCCCGCGAGCCTGGCTGGGAACCCGTGCCCAGGGGCTCACTTCGGACGGGGGTGAGGGCATGA